In Ferroplasma sp., a single window of DNA contains:
- a CDS encoding DUF3311 domain-containing protein, whose amino-acid sequence MKFILLALPYFFMVLGVGIYDRVNPELGGIPFFYWYQLVWIFIAAALTFTVYSIENSEKKRKKVAS is encoded by the coding sequence TTGAAATTCATACTTTTAGCACTTCCATACTTTTTTATGGTGCTTGGAGTTGGAATATACGATAGAGTAAATCCTGAGCTTGGAGGCATACCATTCTTTTACTGGTACCAGCTTGTCTGGATTTTCATAGCAGCGGCCCTGACGTTTACGGTCTATTCCATAGAGAATAGCGAGAAGAAAAGGAAGAAGGTGGCGTCCTGA
- a CDS encoding NAD+ synthase, which yields MNDENIKKIEAIREFLREKIGNAYAVVGISSGIDSSLVITLLATSIDIDKIKAVFMPDKFTKKEDYDHVRLLSKSTGIAIDEINIESIVESYRKLLDSDDKRIEGNIRSRIRANILYYYANKLGGLVIGTTNRTEYLLGYYTKYGDGACDIEPIETLYKTDVREISKILKVPEPIIHKKPSAGLWDNQYDEDELNMTYDEIDRVLKDVFDLHILRGNYEKLVEIYLRSMHKREMPRSMS from the coding sequence GTGAATGATGAAAACATAAAGAAAATTGAAGCAATACGGGAGTTTTTGAGGGAGAAAATCGGAAATGCATATGCTGTTGTTGGAATAAGTTCTGGCATTGACAGCTCCCTGGTAATAACACTGCTGGCCACGTCCATTGACATCGATAAAATCAAGGCAGTATTCATGCCGGATAAATTTACGAAAAAGGAGGATTATGATCATGTCCGCTTACTATCAAAATCCACAGGAATAGCCATAGATGAAATAAATATTGAGAGTATTGTTGAATCCTACAGGAAATTGCTGGATTCAGATGATAAAAGGATCGAGGGGAACATTAGGTCTAGGATACGTGCAAATATACTCTATTATTATGCCAATAAGCTGGGGGGCCTGGTAATAGGGACAACAAACCGCACGGAATATTTGCTTGGCTATTACACAAAATATGGTGATGGTGCATGCGACATTGAGCCTATTGAAACATTATACAAAACAGATGTAAGGGAGATATCTAAAATCCTTAAGGTGCCTGAACCCATAATCCACAAAAAACCATCTGCTGGGCTATGGGATAACCAGTACGATGAGGATGAGCTTAACATGACATATGATGAAATCGACAGGGTACTGAAAGACGTATTTGATCTGCATATTCTCCGTGGGAATTATGAAAAGCTGGTTGAAATATATTTAAGGTCTATGCATAAAAGGGAAATGCCAAGGTCTATGAGCTGA
- a CDS encoding cation:proton antiporter translates to MIISPVTYDYYEISFILIVAAFSIPISRKSSMVYIPVLIIMGLVFGPLLGFIKHSFAIYMLSSFATIGIGMLGLVIILYYESHNFSPRILRKYFTKIVSLDTIGMVITAVGAGIFFSLLTGAPFIVGFIFGAIISPTDPASLIPTFRKLNIRDDISGTLIGESLFNDPLGIILLSIGIGIIAPDVSYSSFFTLLTSHTGLILGSGAFLILEILIPAAVGIAFGFFIIYLNRYFNFESLLIALTLGIVLFEFTSLEAAGITPFPAIIATGAIVGNYSDKSIFWNRETNFNENLSFMAQSIIFILLGSILTRTQIFNYIVLGFIIALLVIFVIRPLAVFISIGISDMGKNVIKFDLRTKTFMSLVGPRGVVPVVLSTVPFVIGQADHIPLLIKYGTVIYAAVSFVVLISIILQTVYVPYVGRLLLGEIKH, encoded by the coding sequence ATGATTATATCACCGGTTACATATGATTACTATGAAATCAGCTTCATTCTCATAGTTGCGGCATTTTCAATCCCAATATCCAGGAAATCATCCATGGTGTATATACCAGTGCTTATCATCATGGGCCTAGTTTTCGGGCCATTGCTTGGTTTCATCAAGCATAGCTTTGCCATATACATGCTGTCATCATTCGCAACCATTGGCATCGGAATGCTGGGACTGGTAATAATATTATACTACGAGTCACATAATTTCAGCCCCAGGATACTCAGGAAATATTTCACAAAGATAGTATCCCTGGATACCATAGGAATGGTAATCACTGCTGTTGGTGCCGGCATATTCTTTTCCCTTTTGACAGGTGCGCCGTTCATTGTTGGATTCATATTCGGGGCTATTATATCGCCCACTGACCCGGCATCATTAATACCCACATTCAGGAAGCTGAACATAAGGGATGACATATCGGGAACTCTCATAGGAGAAAGCCTTTTCAATGACCCATTAGGAATTATACTGCTCAGCATTGGAATCGGCATCATAGCTCCAGATGTTTCCTATTCCTCATTCTTCACACTGCTTACATCACATACAGGATTGATACTGGGTTCCGGTGCATTCCTCATACTTGAGATACTGATACCGGCCGCTGTCGGCATTGCATTCGGATTTTTTATAATATATCTAAACAGGTACTTCAACTTTGAATCCCTCTTAATTGCCCTTACACTGGGAATAGTGCTCTTTGAGTTTACATCCCTTGAGGCCGCTGGCATAACACCATTCCCTGCAATAATTGCCACCGGCGCAATAGTGGGAAACTATTCAGATAAGAGCATATTCTGGAACAGGGAAACAAACTTCAATGAGAATTTATCATTCATGGCACAGTCCATCATATTCATACTTCTGGGGAGTATACTTACCAGGACCCAGATATTCAACTATATAGTGCTGGGATTCATTATTGCCCTTCTTGTAATATTCGTGATCAGACCCCTGGCTGTATTCATCTCCATAGGAATTTCAGATATGGGCAAGAACGTAATAAAATTCGATCTCAGGACAAAGACCTTTATGTCTCTTGTTGGCCCAAGGGGAGTCGTTCCTGTTGTGCTTTCAACGGTACCATTTGTTATAGGGCAGGCAGACCATATACCACTGCTTATAAAGTATGGTACTGTTATTTATGCTGCTGTATCCTTTGTTGTCCTGATTTCAATAATTCTTCAGACAGTTTATGTGCCTTATGTCGGCAGGCTTCTACTTGGGGAAATAAAGCACTGA
- a CDS encoding pyrimidine dimer DNA glycosylase/endonuclease V, with the protein MPVDTPAMRLWSIDFSYLDRQGLLACWRESLLARNVLYGLTKGYKNHPQISRFKLSGEPVTAINTYIYYLFLESKERNYSFNESKLEYSMINRDFHIPVTAGQVTYEFKLLLSKLKTRSQENFNRVKGIDRPATCSLFIQVEGNIENWERVKDIKI; encoded by the coding sequence GTGCCTGTAGATACACCTGCAATGCGATTATGGTCTATTGATTTTTCATACCTGGACAGGCAGGGCCTTTTAGCATGCTGGAGGGAATCGCTACTGGCAAGAAATGTTTTATACGGGCTCACAAAAGGATATAAAAACCATCCACAGATCAGCAGGTTTAAGCTCTCAGGAGAACCGGTTACGGCTATCAACACGTATATTTACTACCTTTTTCTGGAATCAAAAGAGCGGAATTATTCATTCAATGAGAGTAAGCTGGAATACAGCATGATCAATAGGGATTTTCACATACCGGTTACTGCAGGCCAGGTCACCTATGAATTCAAGCTTTTATTATCAAAGCTGAAAACAAGGTCCCAGGAGAATTTCAACAGAGTTAAAGGCATAGACAGGCCAGCTACCTGCAGTCTGTTTATTCAGGTAGAGGGAAATATTGAAAACTGGGAGAGGGTAAAAGATATAAAAATTTAG
- a CDS encoding class I SAM-dependent methyltransferase yields MAYFIFIIIYSTMVNQEDNINLDYWYREWEKQQNALISMREERFDFMLDVMESKFSGKIKALDLGCGPGSFSRRFMERFPGGMVTAMDYDPVQLKIFRETFKSSRVEMLERDLRSDTWDSGIAPGKYNVIFSTTALHWLPADRLMTAYRKIYRLLATDGIFLDGDHFRSDSIPEKIDEIYKFIKNRYQENGLSSGAMDWDAWWNNLRGTGWAPDLFQIRDERFGTGGHDQKVSMEEHVEFLKDAGFSIIDFPWKYTNNMVLLAMV; encoded by the coding sequence ATGGCATACTTTATATTTATAATCATATATTCAACCATGGTCAATCAGGAAGACAATATAAACCTGGATTACTGGTACAGGGAATGGGAAAAACAGCAGAATGCTCTTATCAGCATGCGGGAGGAACGCTTTGATTTTATGCTGGATGTAATGGAGTCAAAATTTTCAGGAAAAATCAAGGCTCTGGACCTTGGGTGTGGACCTGGATCATTCAGCAGGAGATTTATGGAACGGTTCCCTGGTGGCATGGTAACAGCCATGGACTATGACCCGGTACAGCTTAAAATATTCAGGGAGACATTTAAAAGCAGCAGGGTAGAAATGCTGGAGCGTGACCTCAGGTCGGATACCTGGGATTCAGGAATTGCACCGGGAAAATACAATGTTATATTCAGCACAACCGCCCTTCACTGGCTTCCGGCGGATAGGTTAATGACAGCCTATAGGAAAATTTACCGCCTGCTTGCCACTGATGGCATATTCCTGGATGGGGACCATTTCAGATCAGATAGCATTCCAGAAAAAATTGATGAGATATACAAATTCATAAAAAACAGATATCAGGAAAATGGCCTCAGTTCAGGCGCAATGGACTGGGATGCATGGTGGAATAATCTGAGGGGAACAGGATGGGCACCAGATCTTTTCCAGATAAGGGATGAAAGATTCGGCACCGGAGGGCATGACCAGAAAGTCAGCATGGAAGAACATGTGGAATTCTTGAAGGATGCAGGATTCTCCATAATAGATTTCCCATGGAAGTATACAAATAATATGGTTCTCCTCGCCATGGTGTAG